The following proteins come from a genomic window of Sphaerisporangium rubeum:
- a CDS encoding glycoside hydrolase family 3 N-terminal domain-containing protein — MNADRSPRPLLDRLRIPLVAVLALGLLGVAEQPRADGAARSAAGAAALPYQDPSLPVQTRVNDLLSRMTVDDKVGQMVQAERAALTSVSDIATYRIGSVLSGGGSAPSPNNATGWADLYDNYQRQALSTPLGIPMIYGIDAVHGHNNLQGATMFPHNIGLGATRDPDLVQRVGRATAEEVAGSGLDWTFAPCLCVARDDRWGRTYESFGENPQLVSQMASIVTGFQGSSLGGAASVLATAKHYVADGGTTGGRDQGDAQISEADLRAIHLPPFRAAVERGVGSVMISFSSWNGQRMHGQRYLITDVLKNELGFGGFVVTDWAAIDQLDGRTGFTADEIRTAFNAGIDMAMVPVDHRQFISLLKQEVQAGRISAARVDDANRRILTKKFQLGLFERPMADRTYAATIGSTAHRDVAREAVRKSQVLLKNSGDVLPLAKNGGKIFVAGKNADDIGNQSGGWTISWQGSSGNITSGTTILQGIRQKAGSGTTVTYNRDGSGIDSSYRAAIAVVGETPYAEGQGDRTSLTLDSTDLTTLSRLRASGVPVIVVLVSGRPMDISAQLGDWNALLASWLPGTEGGGVADVLFGDYAPTGKLPMTWMQNIGQQPINSGDGKPALFDYGFGLTYGTASPTPTPTPTPTPTPTPTPTPTPTPTPTPTPTITPTPTPTPSAGTLACRVTYRVTSQWQGGFNADVIIGLTAGSVSNWTLNFTWPGSQRVSNAWNARVTQSGAQVTALDGGWNAAIGAGGSSTFGFTVTGTSAPPAAYTLNGVTCAIG; from the coding sequence ATGAACGCCGACCGGTCACCACGTCCCCTGCTCGACAGGCTGCGCATCCCTCTCGTGGCCGTGCTGGCTCTCGGCCTGCTCGGCGTCGCGGAGCAGCCTCGTGCCGACGGGGCCGCGCGGAGCGCGGCCGGTGCCGCCGCGCTCCCCTATCAGGACCCGAGCCTGCCGGTGCAGACGCGGGTGAACGACCTGTTGTCCCGGATGACCGTGGACGACAAGGTGGGACAGATGGTGCAGGCCGAGCGTGCGGCGCTGACGTCGGTCTCCGACATCGCGACGTACCGCATCGGCTCGGTGCTGTCGGGAGGCGGCTCGGCGCCGTCGCCGAACAACGCCACCGGGTGGGCCGATCTGTACGACAACTACCAGCGGCAGGCGCTGTCGACGCCGCTGGGAATCCCGATGATCTACGGGATCGACGCGGTGCACGGTCACAACAACCTGCAAGGCGCCACGATGTTCCCGCACAACATCGGGCTCGGCGCGACGCGTGACCCCGACCTCGTGCAGCGCGTCGGCCGCGCCACCGCCGAGGAGGTCGCCGGCAGCGGCCTGGACTGGACGTTCGCACCGTGTCTCTGTGTGGCGCGCGACGACCGGTGGGGCCGCACCTACGAGTCGTTCGGCGAGAACCCGCAGCTCGTGAGCCAGATGGCGAGCATCGTCACCGGCTTCCAGGGCTCCTCGCTCGGTGGCGCGGCCTCGGTGCTCGCCACCGCCAAGCACTACGTCGCCGACGGCGGGACCACCGGCGGCCGGGACCAGGGTGACGCGCAGATCAGCGAGGCCGACCTGCGTGCCATCCACCTGCCGCCGTTCCGGGCCGCCGTCGAACGCGGCGTGGGCTCGGTGATGATCTCCTTCAGCAGCTGGAACGGCCAGCGCATGCACGGCCAGCGCTACCTCATCACCGACGTGCTGAAGAACGAGCTCGGCTTCGGCGGCTTCGTGGTGACCGACTGGGCCGCCATCGACCAGCTCGACGGCCGGACCGGCTTCACGGCCGACGAGATCAGGACGGCGTTCAACGCCGGCATCGACATGGCGATGGTCCCGGTCGACCACCGGCAGTTCATCTCACTGCTGAAGCAGGAGGTGCAGGCCGGCCGGATCAGCGCGGCCCGGGTGGACGACGCCAACCGGCGCATCCTCACCAAGAAGTTCCAGCTCGGCCTGTTCGAGCGGCCGATGGCCGACCGGACGTACGCCGCGACCATCGGCAGCACGGCGCACCGTGACGTCGCCAGGGAGGCGGTGCGCAAGTCGCAGGTGCTGCTGAAGAACAGCGGTGACGTGCTGCCGCTGGCCAAGAACGGTGGCAAGATCTTCGTGGCCGGCAAGAACGCCGACGACATCGGCAACCAGAGCGGCGGCTGGACCATCTCCTGGCAGGGCTCGTCGGGGAACATCACCTCCGGGACGACGATCCTGCAGGGCATCAGGCAGAAGGCCGGGTCCGGCACCACCGTCACCTACAACAGGGACGGCTCCGGCATCGACTCGTCCTACCGGGCCGCGATCGCGGTCGTCGGCGAGACGCCGTACGCCGAGGGGCAGGGTGACCGCACGTCGCTGACCCTGGACAGCACCGACCTCACCACGCTCTCGCGGCTGCGGGCCTCCGGTGTGCCGGTCATCGTGGTGCTGGTGTCGGGACGGCCGATGGACATCTCGGCGCAGCTCGGCGACTGGAACGCGCTGCTCGCCTCGTGGCTGCCGGGGACGGAAGGCGGTGGTGTCGCCGACGTGCTGTTCGGCGACTACGCGCCGACCGGGAAGCTGCCGATGACGTGGATGCAGAACATCGGCCAGCAGCCGATCAACAGCGGGGACGGCAAGCCGGCGCTGTTCGACTACGGCTTCGGCCTCACGTACGGCACGGCCAGCCCTACCCCTACCCCCACCCCGACCCCCACGCCGACGCCGACGCCGACTCCCACCCCGACACCTACCCCGACCCCGACCCCGACGCCGACGATCACCCCCACACCGACGCCGACGCCATCCGCCGGGACGCTCGCCTGCCGGGTGACGTACCGGGTGACGAGCCAGTGGCAAGGCGGCTTCAACGCCGACGTGATCATCGGCCTGACCGCCGGTTCGGTGAGCAACTGGACGCTGAACTTCACCTGGCCCGGCTCGCAGCGCGTCAGCAACGCCTGGAACGCGCGCGTCACCCAGTCAGGAGCCCAGGTCACCGCGCTCGACGGCGGCTGGAACGCCGCCATCGGCGCAGGCGGCTCGTCGACCTTCGGATTCACGGTCACGGGGACGAGCGCTCCACCGGCCGCCTATACCCTCAACGGCGTGACCTGCGCCATCGGGTGA
- a CDS encoding glycoside hydrolase family 9 protein: protein MSLKRTLTGLALLAVSVTVLPAIGPASAAPAFNYGEALQKSLFFYEAQRAGKLPANNRVSWRGDSALNDGQSAGVDLSGGWYDAGDHVKFGLPMASSATMLAWGGVEYRDAYQSSGQLPYLLDNLKWVNDYFIKAHPSANVLYGQVGNGGTDHAWWGPAEVMPMSRPAYKIDATCGGSDLAGETAAAMAASSMVFRPTNPSYADTLVTHARQLYNFADTVRKVYSDCITDAAGYYRSYSGYNDELVWAAAWLHRATGEASYLTKAEQYYDNLSNEPQSTIKSYKWTIAWDDKSYGAYVLLAKLTGKQRYIDDANRWLDFWTVGVNGNRVNYSPGGQAVLDQWGSLRYAANTAFTAFVYSDWLSDATRKARYHDFAVRQINYALGDNPRRSSYVVGFGNNPPKNPHHRTAHGSWSNSLNEPAATRHILYGALVGGPKSADDAYADSRNDYVMNEVATDYNAGFTSALARLYREYGGTPLTNFPVAETPDGPEIYVQASVNASGAGFTEIKAVLYNHSAWPARTLSDGSLRYFFSLDGTTTPSQITLTSAYTQCRQPTGPTQWAGNIYYITIDCSGQNIAPAGQSESRREMQFRIASSGTWDPTNDWSYTGVATTPGATPVTVQNIVAYSGSTRVYGNTPGSGPEQTPPVTPTPTPTPTPTPTPTPTPTPTPTPTPTPTPTPTPTPTPTPTPTAGRACAATYSITSSWSGGFQANVVVRNSGTVAVNSWTVNWTFPSGQTVSQIWSATHTQSGASVTARPLSWNAAIPTGQTVNFGFLGTGAATVPATVSCTAA, encoded by the coding sequence ATGTCCCTCAAACGCACCCTCACCGGCCTGGCGCTCCTCGCCGTGTCGGTCACGGTCCTTCCGGCGATCGGCCCGGCCTCGGCGGCCCCCGCGTTCAACTACGGCGAGGCGCTGCAGAAGTCCCTCTTCTTCTACGAGGCCCAGCGCGCCGGCAAACTCCCCGCGAACAACAGGGTCTCCTGGCGCGGCGACTCCGCGCTGAACGACGGCCAGAGCGCCGGCGTCGATCTTTCCGGCGGCTGGTACGACGCCGGTGACCACGTCAAGTTCGGCCTGCCGATGGCGTCGAGCGCCACGATGCTCGCCTGGGGCGGCGTCGAGTACCGCGACGCGTACCAGAGCTCGGGGCAGCTCCCCTATCTGCTGGACAACCTGAAGTGGGTCAACGACTACTTCATCAAGGCCCACCCCTCGGCGAACGTGCTCTACGGCCAGGTGGGCAACGGCGGCACCGACCACGCCTGGTGGGGCCCGGCCGAGGTCATGCCGATGAGCCGGCCCGCGTACAAGATCGACGCCACCTGCGGCGGGTCGGACCTCGCGGGTGAGACGGCGGCCGCGATGGCCGCGTCGTCGATGGTGTTCCGGCCCACGAACCCGTCGTACGCCGACACGCTGGTCACCCACGCGCGGCAGCTCTACAACTTCGCCGACACGGTGCGCAAGGTCTACAGCGACTGCATCACCGACGCGGCCGGGTACTACCGCTCCTACAGCGGGTACAACGACGAGCTGGTCTGGGCCGCGGCCTGGCTGCACCGGGCCACCGGTGAGGCGTCCTACCTGACCAAGGCCGAGCAGTACTACGACAACCTCAGCAACGAGCCGCAGAGCACCATCAAGTCGTACAAGTGGACGATCGCGTGGGACGACAAGTCCTACGGCGCGTACGTGCTGCTGGCCAAGCTCACCGGCAAGCAGCGGTACATCGACGACGCCAACCGGTGGCTGGACTTCTGGACGGTCGGGGTGAACGGCAACCGGGTGAACTACTCCCCCGGCGGCCAGGCCGTGCTCGACCAGTGGGGTTCGCTGCGGTACGCCGCCAACACCGCGTTCACCGCGTTCGTGTACAGCGACTGGCTGAGCGACGCCACGCGCAAGGCGCGGTACCACGACTTCGCCGTACGTCAGATCAACTACGCGCTCGGCGACAACCCGCGCCGTTCGTCCTACGTCGTCGGCTTCGGGAACAACCCGCCGAAGAACCCGCACCACCGCACGGCGCACGGTTCGTGGTCCAACAGCCTCAACGAGCCCGCCGCGACCCGGCACATCCTGTACGGCGCTCTGGTCGGCGGTCCGAAGTCGGCCGACGACGCCTACGCCGACAGCCGCAACGACTACGTGATGAACGAGGTCGCCACCGACTACAACGCGGGGTTCACCAGCGCGCTGGCGCGGCTGTACCGCGAGTACGGCGGCACGCCGCTGACGAACTTCCCCGTGGCGGAGACGCCTGACGGTCCCGAGATCTACGTGCAGGCCTCGGTCAACGCGTCCGGCGCGGGGTTCACCGAGATCAAGGCCGTGCTCTACAACCACTCGGCGTGGCCGGCGCGGACGCTGTCGGACGGATCGCTGCGGTACTTCTTCAGCCTCGACGGCACCACGACGCCGTCCCAGATCACGCTGACCTCGGCGTACACGCAGTGCCGCCAGCCGACGGGTCCGACCCAGTGGGCCGGAAACATCTACTACATCACCATCGACTGCTCGGGTCAGAACATCGCCCCCGCGGGCCAGTCGGAGTCCCGGCGTGAGATGCAGTTCCGCATCGCCAGCTCCGGCACGTGGGACCCGACCAACGACTGGTCCTACACCGGTGTGGCCACCACCCCCGGCGCGACCCCGGTGACGGTGCAGAACATCGTGGCGTACTCGGGAAGCACCCGCGTCTACGGCAACACCCCCGGCAGCGGCCCGGAGCAGACCCCGCCGGTCACCCCGACGCCGACCCCCACGCCGACTCCCACGCCGACGCCGACTCCCACGCCGACGCCGACCCCGACTCCCACCCCCACGCCGACTCCTACGCCGACCCCCACTCCCACGCCGACCCCCACCCCCACGGCGGGCCGGGCCTGCGCCGCGACCTACAGCATCACGAGTAGCTGGTCCGGCGGCTTCCAGGCCAATGTGGTGGTGCGCAACAGCGGCACGGTGGCGGTGAACTCGTGGACGGTGAACTGGACGTTCCCGAGCGGTCAGACGGTCAGCCAGATCTGGAGCGCCACCCACACCCAGTCCGGCGCCTCGGTCACGGCCCGTCCCCTGAGCTGGAACGCCGCGATCCCGACCGGCCAGACGGTCAACTTCGGATTCCTCGGGACAGGCGCCGCGACCGTCCCGGCGACGGTGAGCTGCACCGCCGCCTGA
- a CDS encoding glycoside hydrolase family 48 protein yields MALVSLAAGLFTVLTSVPASAAVACNVTYTAQSWNNGFTASIDVKNTGDPWTSWTLRFTFPNSSQRVSNGWSANWTQSGQTVTATNAAWNGNLGTGQTTNIGFQGTHSGTNPDPTSFSVNGVTCNGGQNPTNQAPTATLTSPTAGQTFTAPATVNLAATAADSDGSVTRVEFYNGTTLLGSDTTAPYTYSWTNVPAGSYSLTARAYDNGSPALTGNSSPVGITVSGTQASTIVASASTLLVPEGSSASYTIRLSRQPSSSVTVTTAKASGGDADLTISAGATRTFTTSNWNTPQTVTIAAAEDSDTTAGSATFTSTASGWTSASVEATEADNDTPSGTNEYIQRFTTLYNKIKDPANGYFSPEGIPYHSVETFMVEAPDHGHETTSEAFSYYLWLEAVYGQVTGTWTRFNEAWATMEKYIIPAQRDQPTNSSYNPSSPATYAGEWNDISSYPSQLDKNVSVGVDPIGNELSQAYGTKDIYGMHWLLDVDNTYGFGRCGDGTTRPAYINTYQRGPEESVFETIPQPSCDTFAFGGRNGYLDLFTGDASYAKQWKYTNAPDADARAVQVAYWANIWATAQGKQSQITTTLDKAAKMGDYLRYAMYDKYFKQPGCASTSCAAGTGKNSSNYLLSWYYAWGGAYDTSAGWAWRIGSSHNHSGYQNPLAAYALANVAALKPKGATAVQDWSTSFTRQLEFYRWLQSSEGGIAGGATNSWDGHYAARPSGTPTFYGLAYDWQPVYHDPPSNQWFGFQVWTMERIAALYNSTGNAQAKALLDKWVPWAMANTTVSGTTYQLPSTLRWTGQPDTWNASSPGANNNLHVTVVDHTTDVGVAGSYAKVLMYYAARANNTAARDMAKAILDGVWANSDTKGVSVPETKADYNRIDDPIYVPSGWTGRMPNGDTINSSSTFISIRSFYRNDPAWPQVSAYLNGTGPAPTFNYHRFWAQVDVAVALAEYGRLFP; encoded by the coding sequence GTGGCGTTGGTCAGCCTGGCGGCCGGCCTCTTCACCGTGCTGACCTCCGTACCGGCCTCGGCCGCTGTCGCCTGCAACGTGACCTACACGGCGCAGAGCTGGAACAACGGCTTCACCGCCAGTATCGACGTCAAGAACACCGGCGACCCCTGGACGAGCTGGACCCTGCGGTTCACGTTCCCCAACTCCAGCCAGCGCGTCTCCAACGGCTGGAGCGCCAACTGGACGCAGAGCGGCCAGACCGTCACCGCGACGAACGCGGCGTGGAACGGCAACCTCGGCACCGGCCAGACGACCAACATCGGCTTCCAGGGCACGCACAGCGGCACCAACCCCGACCCGACCTCGTTCTCGGTCAACGGTGTGACGTGCAACGGCGGCCAGAACCCGACGAACCAGGCGCCGACCGCGACCCTCACCTCACCGACCGCGGGCCAGACCTTCACCGCGCCGGCCACGGTGAACCTCGCCGCGACCGCCGCCGACTCCGACGGTTCGGTCACCCGGGTCGAGTTCTACAACGGCACAACGCTGCTCGGCAGCGACACCACCGCGCCGTACACCTACTCGTGGACCAACGTCCCCGCGGGTAGCTACTCGCTGACCGCGCGAGCGTACGACAACGGGTCGCCGGCGCTGACCGGCAACTCCTCGCCGGTCGGCATCACGGTGAGCGGCACCCAGGCCTCGACGATCGTGGCCAGCGCCTCCACCCTCCTCGTCCCCGAGGGCAGCAGCGCCAGCTACACGATCCGCCTGTCGCGCCAGCCGTCCAGCAGCGTCACGGTGACCACCGCGAAGGCCTCCGGCGGCGACGCCGACCTGACCATCAGCGCGGGTGCCACCCGGACCTTCACCACCTCCAACTGGAACACGCCGCAGACGGTCACCATCGCGGCGGCCGAGGACAGTGACACCACCGCGGGCTCCGCGACGTTCACCTCCACGGCCAGCGGCTGGACCAGCGCCTCCGTCGAGGCCACCGAGGCCGACAACGACACCCCGAGCGGCACCAACGAGTACATCCAGCGCTTCACCACGCTGTACAACAAGATCAAGGACCCGGCCAACGGGTACTTCTCGCCGGAAGGCATCCCCTACCACTCGGTGGAGACCTTCATGGTGGAGGCCCCGGACCACGGTCACGAGACCACCTCCGAGGCGTTCAGCTACTACCTGTGGCTCGAAGCGGTGTACGGCCAGGTCACCGGCACGTGGACCAGGTTCAACGAGGCGTGGGCGACGATGGAGAAGTACATCATCCCCGCGCAGCGCGACCAACCCACCAACTCCAGCTACAACCCGAGCTCCCCGGCCACCTACGCCGGTGAGTGGAACGACATCTCGTCGTACCCGTCGCAGCTCGACAAGAACGTGTCGGTCGGTGTCGACCCGATCGGCAACGAGCTGTCGCAGGCGTACGGCACCAAGGACATCTACGGCATGCACTGGCTGCTGGACGTCGACAACACCTACGGCTTCGGCCGCTGTGGTGACGGCACCACCCGTCCGGCGTACATCAACACCTACCAGCGTGGCCCGGAGGAGTCGGTCTTCGAGACGATCCCGCAGCCGTCCTGCGACACCTTCGCGTTCGGCGGCCGGAACGGCTACCTGGACCTGTTCACCGGCGACGCGTCCTACGCCAAGCAGTGGAAGTACACCAACGCTCCCGACGCCGACGCTCGCGCCGTGCAGGTGGCGTACTGGGCCAACATCTGGGCCACCGCTCAGGGCAAGCAGTCCCAGATCACTACCACCTTGGACAAGGCCGCCAAGATGGGTGACTACCTGCGCTACGCGATGTACGACAAGTACTTCAAGCAGCCGGGTTGCGCCAGCACCTCTTGCGCCGCCGGCACCGGGAAGAACTCCTCGAACTACCTGCTGTCCTGGTACTACGCCTGGGGTGGCGCGTACGACACCTCCGCGGGCTGGGCCTGGCGCATCGGTTCGAGCCACAACCACTCCGGTTACCAGAACCCGCTCGCGGCCTACGCGCTGGCCAACGTCGCGGCGCTGAAGCCGAAGGGTGCGACCGCGGTCCAGGACTGGAGCACCAGCTTCACCCGGCAGCTCGAGTTCTACCGCTGGCTGCAGTCCTCCGAGGGCGGCATCGCCGGTGGCGCGACCAACAGCTGGGACGGTCACTACGCGGCCCGTCCGTCCGGCACGCCGACCTTCTACGGCCTGGCGTACGACTGGCAGCCCGTCTACCACGACCCGCCGTCGAACCAGTGGTTCGGCTTCCAGGTCTGGACGATGGAGCGCATCGCGGCCCTGTACAACTCGACCGGCAACGCGCAGGCCAAGGCGCTGCTGGACAAGTGGGTCCCGTGGGCCATGGCGAACACCACGGTCAGCGGCACCACCTACCAGCTGCCGTCGACGCTGCGGTGGACCGGCCAGCCGGACACCTGGAACGCCTCCAGCCCGGGTGCCAACAACAACCTGCACGTCACCGTCGTCGACCACACCACGGACGTCGGCGTGGCGGGCTCGTACGCCAAGGTCCTCATGTACTACGCGGCTCGTGCGAACAACACGGCGGCGCGGGACATGGCCAAGGCGATCCTGGACGGCGTGTGGGCCAACTCCGACACCAAGGGTGTCTCGGTGCCGGAGACCAAGGCCGACTACAACCGGATCGACGACCCGATCTACGTCCCGTCCGGCTGGACCGGCAGGATGCCGAACGGCGACACGATCAACTCCAGCTCGACCTTCATCTCCATCCGGTCGTTCTACCGCAACGACCCGGCTTGGCCGCAGGTCTCGGCGTACCTGAACGGCACGGGCCCGGCCCCGACGTTCAACTACCACCGCTTCTGGGCCCAGGTCGACGTCGCCGTCGCTCTGGCCGAGTACGGACGCCTGTTCCCCTGA